One stretch of Microbacterium terrae DNA includes these proteins:
- a CDS encoding SHOCT domain-containing protein has protein sequence MFFQDFFWFLLWSFYFIAYLYVVILIITDLFRDDSLNGWLKAVWIIALLFVPFLTALVFIIVRGKGMAARAMAARGNVVAEDDAYRPTASASPADDIAKAKALLDAGTISQGEFDALKSKALGNQFFGA, from the coding sequence ATGTTCTTCCAAGACTTCTTCTGGTTCCTCCTCTGGAGCTTCTACTTCATCGCGTACCTGTACGTCGTGATCCTCATCATCACCGACCTGTTCCGCGACGACTCGCTCAACGGCTGGCTCAAGGCGGTCTGGATCATCGCGCTGCTGTTCGTGCCCTTCCTCACCGCATTGGTCTTCATCATCGTCCGCGGCAAGGGCATGGCCGCCCGCGCCATGGCCGCCCGGGGGAACGTCGTCGCCGAAGACGACGCCTATCGGCCCACCGCATCGGCGAGCCCGGCCGACGACATCGCGAAGGCGAAGGCGCTCCTCGACGCCGGCACCATCTCGCAGGGCGAGTTCGACGCGCTCAAGAGCAAGGCGCTCGGCAACCAGTTCTTCGGCGCCTGA